One window from the genome of Rariglobus hedericola encodes:
- a CDS encoding PEP-CTERM sorting domain-containing protein, translating to MKCLPTIQAWPFGLLLAWVLAVPAGLSGQTAITAVTTITTDSADTVHEGYTFQNTTVALQTFTTSTGTYALTGMADQVFIRRSSGGTNNAHVWYQTASAAGNRIADHADTFQEVLLDNNFARGVHNLFGNAGSSYANIERVDFISNGGFSATADFAIPVFDFGINPQHESFKIALVTSVDAFGNPTGYSALASTVPFTANNVYNHSTFSIHRYADGDNTTDDYAIFNGPNQGPGGVVFTLDDFDVDPGTTIYGYSLFGYDVTDGGNTNNLLNWNSATYFPTNTSDGEGAAGGFDFSGVNGVFFSAVPEPSTYALAGLVAVASCMVLRRRPRCA from the coding sequence ATGAAATGTCTGCCAACGATCCAAGCCTGGCCTTTTGGCCTGTTGCTGGCGTGGGTATTGGCTGTGCCTGCCGGGCTTTCAGGACAAACCGCCATCACCGCGGTCACGACGATCACGACTGATTCCGCCGACACCGTTCACGAAGGCTATACATTTCAAAACACGACGGTCGCTTTGCAGACGTTCACCACGTCCACCGGCACGTATGCCCTCACCGGCATGGCCGATCAGGTCTTCATTCGACGGAGCTCGGGCGGCACCAACAATGCCCATGTGTGGTATCAAACCGCCAGCGCCGCCGGCAACCGCATCGCCGATCATGCGGACACCTTTCAAGAGGTGCTGCTGGACAATAATTTCGCCCGCGGGGTGCACAACTTATTCGGCAACGCCGGCTCGTCGTATGCCAACATCGAGCGCGTCGATTTCATCTCAAACGGCGGCTTCAGCGCGACGGCTGATTTCGCGATTCCCGTCTTCGATTTCGGCATAAACCCCCAGCACGAATCGTTCAAGATAGCGCTCGTCACCAGCGTGGATGCCTTCGGCAATCCAACCGGTTACAGTGCACTCGCCAGCACCGTGCCGTTCACAGCCAACAACGTCTACAACCACAGCACGTTTTCGATCCACCGTTACGCCGACGGCGACAACACGACGGATGATTACGCCATCTTCAACGGCCCCAACCAGGGACCCGGCGGCGTGGTCTTCACGCTCGACGACTTTGATGTCGACCCCGGCACGACGATCTACGGGTATTCGCTTTTTGGTTACGATGTGACCGACGGCGGCAACACCAACAATCTGCTGAACTGGAATTCAGCCACTTACTTCCCGACCAACACATCCGACGGCGAAGGTGCTGCGGGCGGCTTTGATTTCTCGGGCGTCAACGGCGTTTTCTTCTCCGCCGTGCCCGAACCGTCCACATATGCGCTTGCCGGCCTGGTTGCCGTCGCCTCCTGCATGGTGCTGCGCCGGCGTCCGCGTTGCGCCTGA
- the rho gene encoding transcription termination factor Rho: protein MANNPEQPTSDTTPSETAPAANSAPATAAAPQPPERPENVIQVSGVLDIDIQKGGNGQLLDLTRYGKRRPSDTFVPKELIRRFKLRQGSHITGTAWPAEGRFPNPKMKFVESVDGMSIEDRKARMDFIALTSMSPDQQLKMELKDGRMTTRAVDLFCPIGKGTRGLIVAPPRTGKTTLLRDMALGVLQNHPECHVMILLVDERPEEVTDFRRSVPAEIWASSNDENVDSHVRIADMAIERAKRLVETGRHVVLFIDSITRLARAHNTLKNSGRTGSGGLDVRALEKPRQLFAAARNIEEGGSLTIVASVLVETGSRMDDVIFQEFKGTGNSDLVLDRKCAEMRLWPAMNIQSSGTRKEELLIDAKKLDAIHFFRRALVAQKIEEATDTMIARLSKTKTNEEFLKLIAR from the coding sequence ATGGCTAATAACCCTGAACAACCGACCTCCGACACCACCCCGTCGGAGACCGCTCCCGCCGCCAACTCCGCGCCCGCCACCGCCGCCGCTCCCCAGCCCCCGGAGCGTCCCGAAAACGTGATCCAGGTTTCCGGCGTCCTCGACATCGACATCCAGAAAGGCGGCAACGGCCAGCTGCTCGACCTCACCCGTTACGGCAAACGCCGGCCCTCGGATACCTTCGTTCCCAAGGAACTCATCCGCCGCTTCAAGCTCCGCCAAGGCAGCCACATCACCGGCACCGCCTGGCCCGCCGAGGGACGTTTCCCCAACCCCAAGATGAAGTTCGTCGAATCCGTCGACGGCATGTCCATCGAGGACCGCAAGGCCCGCATGGACTTCATCGCACTCACCAGCATGTCGCCCGACCAGCAGCTCAAGATGGAGCTCAAGGACGGCCGCATGACCACCCGCGCCGTCGACTTGTTCTGCCCGATCGGCAAAGGCACGCGCGGCCTCATCGTCGCCCCGCCCCGCACCGGCAAGACCACGCTTCTCCGCGACATGGCGCTGGGCGTTCTCCAAAACCATCCCGAGTGCCACGTCATGATTCTCCTCGTCGACGAACGTCCCGAGGAAGTCACCGACTTCCGCCGCAGCGTTCCCGCCGAGATCTGGGCTTCGTCCAACGACGAGAACGTCGACAGCCACGTCCGCATCGCCGACATGGCGATCGAACGCGCCAAGCGTCTCGTCGAGACCGGCCGCCACGTCGTGCTCTTCATTGACTCGATCACCCGTCTCGCCCGCGCTCACAACACGCTCAAAAATTCCGGCCGCACCGGCTCCGGCGGTCTCGATGTGCGCGCCCTCGAAAAGCCCCGCCAGCTTTTCGCCGCCGCCCGTAACATCGAGGAAGGCGGCTCGCTCACCATCGTCGCCTCCGTGCTCGTCGAGACCGGCAGCCGCATGGACGACGTGATCTTCCAGGAGTTCAAAGGCACCGGTAACAGCGACCTCGTCCTTGACCGCAAATGCGCCGAGATGCGCCTCTGGCCGGCGATGAACATCCAGTCCTCCGGCACCCGCAAAGAAGAGCTCCTCATCGACGCCAAGAAGCTCGATGCGATCCACTTCTTCCGCCGCGCTCTCGTCGCCCAGAAAATCGAAGAGGCCACCGACACGATGATCGCCCGTCTCTCGAAGACGAAGACCAACGAGGAATTCCTCAAGCTGATCGCGCGCTAA
- the ilvD gene encoding dihydroxy-acid dehydratase, producing the protein MCSTSSSFPRPHSSVVVDGNDRAPARSMLRAVGFTDEDFKKPQIAVASSASNMTPCNVHLGDLSEHAQKGINAAGGKAVYFNTITVTDGISMGTQGMRYSLVSRDVIADSIETAVAAEGFDGLVAIGGCDKNMPGCMMAIARLNRPAVFIYGGSILPGFAASDCDHKKPLDIVSVFEAVGKHAKGELDDAGLRDVEATAIPGPGSCGGMYTANTMATCIEALGMSLPNSSAQLAVGKEKREDCERAGAAVMAMLKKGIKPRDILTRQAFENAITVCLALGGSTNLILHLLAIAHCAEVPLTLADFKTIGDRVPLLADVKPFGKYGMAHLIRIGGIRPMMKILLDRGMLHGECLTVSGDTIAESLKDVQPYPAYPSEQDVIRPFDQPIKKDTHLRVLHGNLAPGGAVGKITGKEGLYFKGPAKVYEGEEDALQGVLRGDVVKGDVVVIRNEGPVGGPGMREMLSPTSAIAGRGLIKDVALITDGRFSGGSHGFDVGHITPEAAKGGPIGIVKNGDLIEIDAVKNTMSLLIPEADYAARMAAYKPLPPKETRGVLAKYARLVSTASEGAVTDKYL; encoded by the coding sequence ATGTGCTCCACGTCCTCCTCTTTCCCGCGTCCGCACTCCTCCGTCGTTGTTGATGGCAACGACCGCGCGCCCGCCCGTTCCATGCTCCGCGCCGTCGGCTTCACCGACGAGGATTTTAAAAAGCCCCAAATCGCCGTCGCGTCTTCCGCCAGTAACATGACGCCCTGCAACGTCCACCTCGGCGACCTCAGCGAGCACGCGCAGAAGGGCATCAATGCCGCCGGCGGCAAAGCCGTCTATTTTAACACCATCACCGTCACCGACGGCATCAGCATGGGCACGCAGGGCATGCGTTACTCCCTCGTCTCCCGTGACGTCATCGCCGACTCCATCGAGACCGCTGTCGCCGCCGAAGGCTTTGACGGCCTCGTCGCCATCGGTGGCTGCGATAAAAACATGCCCGGTTGCATGATGGCCATTGCCCGCCTCAACCGCCCCGCCGTCTTCATCTATGGTGGCTCCATTCTCCCCGGCTTCGCCGCCTCCGACTGCGACCACAAGAAGCCCCTCGACATCGTCTCCGTCTTCGAAGCCGTCGGCAAACACGCCAAGGGCGAACTCGACGACGCCGGCCTGCGTGACGTCGAAGCCACCGCCATCCCCGGCCCCGGCTCCTGCGGCGGCATGTATACGGCCAACACCATGGCGACCTGCATCGAGGCCCTCGGCATGAGCCTGCCCAACAGCAGCGCCCAACTCGCCGTCGGCAAAGAAAAACGCGAGGACTGCGAACGCGCCGGCGCCGCCGTCATGGCCATGCTGAAAAAAGGCATCAAGCCCCGCGATATTCTCACCCGCCAGGCCTTCGAGAACGCTATCACGGTTTGCTTGGCCCTCGGCGGTTCGACCAACCTCATTCTCCACCTCCTCGCCATCGCTCACTGCGCCGAAGTCCCGCTGACCCTCGCCGACTTCAAGACCATCGGTGACCGCGTCCCGCTCCTCGCCGACGTGAAGCCCTTCGGTAAATACGGCATGGCCCACCTCATCCGTATCGGTGGCATCCGCCCGATGATGAAGATCCTTCTTGATCGCGGCATGCTCCACGGCGAATGCCTCACCGTCTCCGGCGACACCATCGCCGAGTCCCTCAAGGACGTTCAGCCCTACCCCGCGTATCCATCGGAACAGGACGTCATCCGCCCCTTCGATCAGCCGATCAAGAAAGACACCCACCTCCGCGTCCTCCACGGCAATCTCGCCCCCGGCGGCGCCGTCGGTAAAATCACCGGCAAGGAAGGTCTCTACTTCAAAGGTCCGGCCAAGGTTTACGAAGGCGAAGAAGACGCGCTCCAAGGCGTCCTCCGTGGCGACGTCGTCAAAGGCGACGTCGTGGTCATCCGCAACGAGGGCCCCGTCGGCGGTCCCGGCATGCGCGAGATGCTGTCTCCCACTTCTGCGATCGCCGGCCGCGGTCTCATCAAGGATGTTGCGCTCATCACCGACGGACGTTTCTCCGGCGGCTCGCACGGTTTCGACGTCGGCCACATCACGCCCGAAGCCGCCAAGGGTGGTCCGATCGGCATCGTCAAAAACGGCGATCTCATCGAGATCGACGCCGTCAAAAACACGATGAGCCTCCTCATCCCCGAAGCCGACTACGCCGCTCGCATGGCCGCCTACAAGCCGCTTCCCCCCAAGGAAACCCGCGGCGTCCTCGCCAAATACGCCCGCCTCGTCAGCACCGCCTCCGAAGGCGCCGTCACCGACAAGTATCTATAA
- the scpB gene encoding SMC-Scp complex subunit ScpB, which yields MAFNLKKVLKALLFSSSEPLSVKDIQTAFARFHDQALLPKAVVDPTVEGEAEVPAEDAPAAVAGEAEAAEVLVAAPTETDADLYQDVPSLITATQIREAMDELASELRAADDIYLLIDGASGYRLVTHPRFAKWIRIQRDEPAPAKLTQSALETLSIVAYRQPVTRTEIETIRGVSAEAGLNKLLERELVYIVGRADLPGRPLQYGTTDKFLEFVGVKSLVELPASDVLSPRQIDEWLKNAINVKPPADAEMGLPLEEGEGETPNLSEVDVEHVPMSAETAAEVFVEAAAAEEPALVEEPAQPAPETLSDDEDKPASA from the coding sequence ATGGCGTTCAACCTCAAAAAAGTGCTCAAGGCGCTGCTCTTCTCATCGAGCGAGCCGCTCTCGGTTAAGGATATCCAGACGGCGTTCGCCCGTTTCCATGACCAGGCCTTGTTGCCCAAGGCGGTCGTTGATCCGACGGTCGAGGGTGAGGCGGAAGTTCCCGCTGAAGACGCACCCGCAGCCGTTGCGGGCGAGGCTGAGGCCGCCGAGGTGCTGGTCGCCGCGCCGACCGAGACCGACGCGGATCTGTATCAAGACGTGCCTTCGCTGATCACCGCCACGCAGATTCGTGAAGCGATGGATGAACTGGCGTCCGAACTGCGGGCGGCGGATGATATTTATCTGCTGATCGATGGTGCGAGCGGTTACCGCTTGGTGACGCATCCGCGTTTCGCGAAGTGGATCCGCATCCAACGCGACGAGCCGGCTCCGGCCAAGCTCACGCAGTCGGCCCTCGAGACGCTTTCCATCGTGGCCTACCGCCAGCCGGTTACACGCACCGAAATCGAGACGATCCGCGGCGTATCGGCCGAGGCGGGCCTCAACAAACTGCTGGAGCGCGAACTGGTTTACATCGTGGGACGCGCCGATCTGCCCGGACGCCCGTTACAATACGGCACGACCGACAAGTTTTTGGAATTCGTCGGCGTGAAGTCGCTGGTCGAGTTGCCGGCGTCCGACGTGCTCTCGCCGCGCCAGATCGACGAGTGGCTCAAGAACGCGATCAACGTGAAGCCGCCCGCGGACGCCGAGATGGGCCTGCCGCTCGAAGAGGGCGAAGGCGAGACGCCGAATCTCTCCGAAGTTGATGTCGAGCACGTGCCGATGTCGGCTGAAACCGCCGCCGAGGTGTTCGTTGAAGCGGCTGCCGCTGAAGAGCCGGCTTTGGTCGAAGAACCAGCACAGCCCGCGCCCGAGACTCTGTCCGACGACGAAGACAAACCTGCCTCCGCCTGA
- a CDS encoding InlB B-repeat-containing protein, producing the protein MTAAFSASAHAAIGDSQVARWKDNKTACFLLMFDDSCPSHFQVAIPEMVKRGMIGTFYVNPGGSGYTSNAAQWNTVIPQLGMVYGNHTWSHANTTTLVGMEDEIRKCWEVIRNIYYPGDTSPHLISYGQPGVNTWFSYGQPLTDILNNYNMISRPEFIAGKAPFTGINTLPELLAVADTAITQKGMGYTIFHGLQRRPSEGDPDQGGQDFWAFDKDVYRRFLDGLKTRRDGGDLWITDPISYHKYEKERNSATITVTAATSSLVTLTLTTTTNALYDLPLTVNTQVPSAWRAATVVQGAKTVSVPVSNGSIRYDALPNGGTVSITESALPVVTIKATSPEAYETGAAPGVFTVSTSGTQPVSVNYLLTGTAANGTRFNIAASPLAIASSSATLNATPVTNSVYEGEQSVVITLAPGSDYIIGSDSSATVMIHDRTDIAPADWYLQANQPSGQHWNNLPVWKSQPTGGTQLSAFSRGTVNDRFHTNGFELRTKNAYYPPDQSFYGNNIVLDGPAAKLSLALTAYYGSSGMPTNTVPTLTTNGGSINPFVSTLTQLLTVGTFNSLGTTRVLNGGNISTPTGGLNLRVTKLTGPGELTLTNGPGTGTFGSLLFNVSNATHYRGKLNLAGGTLSFPINVTSCGPLALATGTAVINSKAVKVARLTIGKTILPAGTYTTDDLNGRGVTFTGTGTITTSLIPDGWSHLDIGAPALSGAATYSGSTWTLTGSGTQIGATSDKFAFTSAQTTTATPSIVARITSVQTTPVSAQAGVMLRDGTDANAPFVALTVSPAGLITLRSRTVVGATATAVQASATVAAPVWLKLNQASGTITAAYSTNNISWTPVGSVAANFAGAPQAGLAICAGTDTVRATATVTDVSVENTTPVLTASTLSVSASPTGAGTIAGSGIFENGTAISLNATPSAGYGFAGWRENSASVTTASVYNFTLNESRSLVAHFQPANLATFQTTFFTTTELNDAAISAPSADPDGDGYSNLLEYALGTNPKVANSLHQQSAFENGQLALIYQRSKTASDLAYIVEVSNDLKTWKFSASDVSAATVLDDDGYTQTIRVRDLTPPSSIDPRFIRLRIVTQ; encoded by the coding sequence GTGACCGCAGCGTTTTCCGCGTCAGCGCATGCCGCCATCGGTGACTCCCAAGTCGCCCGATGGAAGGACAACAAAACCGCCTGCTTCCTGCTGATGTTCGACGACAGCTGCCCCAGCCATTTTCAGGTGGCCATACCCGAAATGGTGAAGCGCGGGATGATCGGAACGTTTTACGTCAATCCCGGCGGCTCCGGCTACACCTCCAATGCCGCGCAATGGAACACGGTGATCCCGCAACTGGGAATGGTTTACGGCAACCACACATGGTCACACGCCAACACCACCACGCTCGTCGGCATGGAGGACGAGATCCGCAAATGCTGGGAAGTCATCCGCAACATCTATTATCCCGGCGACACCAGCCCGCACCTGATCTCCTACGGTCAGCCTGGCGTGAATACGTGGTTTAGTTACGGCCAGCCGCTCACCGACATATTGAACAACTACAATATGATCAGCCGTCCGGAATTCATCGCGGGCAAGGCTCCGTTCACGGGCATCAACACCCTGCCCGAACTCCTCGCGGTCGCCGACACCGCCATCACGCAAAAAGGAATGGGTTACACCATCTTCCACGGACTCCAGCGCCGGCCTTCGGAAGGCGATCCCGACCAGGGCGGACAAGATTTCTGGGCGTTCGATAAAGACGTCTACCGCCGTTTTCTCGACGGCTTGAAAACGAGACGCGACGGCGGCGACCTCTGGATCACTGATCCGATTTCCTACCACAAATATGAGAAAGAGCGAAATAGCGCGACCATCACCGTCACCGCCGCCACCTCGTCGCTCGTCACGTTGACGCTGACCACCACTACCAATGCGCTCTACGATTTGCCGCTCACCGTGAACACGCAGGTTCCCTCCGCTTGGCGTGCTGCGACGGTCGTCCAAGGAGCCAAAACCGTGAGCGTTCCCGTCAGTAATGGATCGATTCGCTACGATGCGCTTCCCAATGGCGGAACCGTCTCGATCACCGAAAGCGCCCTCCCCGTCGTCACGATCAAGGCCACCTCACCCGAGGCTTATGAGACCGGTGCCGCCCCCGGCGTTTTCACGGTTTCCACCTCCGGCACGCAACCTGTATCCGTTAATTACCTACTCACGGGCACCGCCGCCAACGGCACTCGTTTCAATATCGCCGCCAGTCCGCTCGCAATCGCGTCGTCCTCGGCAACGCTGAACGCGACACCCGTCACCAATTCCGTTTACGAAGGCGAACAAAGCGTCGTCATCACGCTCGCGCCGGGTAGCGACTACATCATCGGCTCCGACAGCTCGGCGACCGTGATGATTCACGATCGCACCGATATCGCGCCGGCCGATTGGTATCTGCAAGCCAACCAGCCGTCCGGCCAGCACTGGAACAACTTGCCGGTATGGAAGAGCCAGCCCACCGGCGGCACACAGTTGAGCGCGTTCTCCCGAGGCACGGTCAATGATCGATTTCACACCAACGGCTTCGAACTCCGCACCAAAAACGCTTATTATCCGCCCGACCAGAGCTTCTACGGTAACAACATCGTGCTCGACGGGCCCGCGGCAAAACTCTCGCTGGCCCTCACCGCGTATTACGGCTCCAGCGGCATGCCGACCAACACCGTGCCCACGCTCACGACCAACGGCGGCAGCATCAACCCCTTCGTCAGCACGCTCACGCAGCTTCTCACCGTCGGCACCTTCAACAGCCTCGGCACCACCCGCGTTCTTAACGGCGGCAACATTTCCACACCCACGGGCGGCCTGAACTTGCGCGTCACCAAGCTCACCGGCCCCGGCGAGCTCACCCTTACCAACGGCCCCGGCACGGGCACGTTTGGCTCGCTGCTTTTCAACGTCTCCAACGCGACCCATTATCGCGGCAAACTCAACCTGGCCGGCGGCACCTTGTCCTTCCCGATCAACGTCACCAGCTGCGGCCCGCTCGCCCTCGCCACCGGCACGGCGGTCATCAATTCCAAAGCCGTCAAAGTCGCCCGCCTCACCATCGGCAAAACCATCCTCCCGGCCGGCACCTACACCACCGACGACCTCAACGGTCGCGGCGTTACGTTCACCGGAACCGGCACGATCACCACGAGCCTCATCCCGGATGGTTGGAGCCACCTCGACATCGGCGCCCCCGCGCTCAGCGGCGCCGCGACCTACTCCGGATCGACCTGGACCCTCACCGGCAGCGGCACGCAAATCGGCGCCACCTCGGACAAGTTCGCCTTCACTTCCGCGCAAACCACCACCGCCACGCCGTCGATCGTCGCCCGCATCACTTCCGTTCAAACCACTCCCGTCAGCGCTCAGGCCGGCGTGATGTTGCGCGACGGCACCGATGCCAACGCCCCGTTTGTCGCCCTCACCGTTTCCCCCGCCGGACTCATTACTCTACGCTCGCGGACCGTCGTCGGTGCCACCGCCACCGCAGTCCAAGCCTCGGCCACGGTGGCGGCTCCTGTCTGGCTCAAGTTAAACCAAGCCAGCGGCACCATCACCGCCGCTTACTCCACGAATAACATTTCATGGACTCCGGTCGGCAGTGTCGCCGCCAATTTTGCCGGCGCGCCGCAAGCCGGCCTGGCGATCTGCGCCGGCACCGATACCGTCCGCGCCACCGCGACCGTTACCGATGTCTCCGTGGAAAACACCACGCCCGTCCTCACCGCCTCGACGCTTTCGGTCAGCGCATCGCCGACCGGCGCAGGGACGATTGCGGGCTCGGGTATTTTTGAAAACGGCACCGCCATCAGCTTGAACGCAACGCCCTCGGCTGGCTACGGCTTCGCCGGCTGGCGCGAAAACAGCGCCTCGGTGACCACCGCCTCCGTCTATAATTTTACGCTCAACGAATCGCGTTCTCTGGTGGCACATTTTCAGCCGGCCAATCTCGCGACCTTCCAGACCACGTTCTTCACCACCACCGAACTCAACGACGCCGCCATCAGCGCCCCATCCGCCGATCCTGACGGCGACGGTTATTCCAACCTCCTCGAGTATGCCTTGGGCACGAATCCCAAGGTTGCCAACTCGCTCCACCAGCAAAGCGCTTTTGAAAACGGCCAGCTTGCGCTCATCTATCAGCGAAGCAAAACCGCCTCCGATCTGGCTTACATCGTCGAGGTCTCGAACGATCTCAAGACATGGAAATTCAGCGCTTCAGACGTGTCAGCCGCCACTGTTCTCGACGATGACGGCTACACACAAACGATCCGGGTCAGGGACCTGACGCCACCTTCGTCAATCGATCCGCGATTCATACGCCTGCGAATCGTCACCCAATAG
- the pheA gene encoding prephenate dehydratase, which translates to MSDPLQPIREQIDAHDRHLVELLNSRLALAAEIGKLKRSTGGQIYVPEREDAVFRKVTALNQGPIKNEALQAIYREIMSAAIALEKPLLIAYLGPEATYTHAAAIKKFGASVDYSAIATISDIFTAIEKGEADYGIIPIENSTEGSVREALDGFVDSDLKVVAQVYLEINHALISSTPLAQIDKVYSKDQALAQCRAWLQRHLPHAQLIDTASTAKAVQIAKDTPGAAAIAAELAAQVQGVPVVAKNIQDQNDNTTRFFVVGKRPSGPVGGGRDITSLVVSLGDEAAANSGSLLKMLMPFGQRGINLSKVESRPSKKRPWDYLFFIDVTGHYEDPAMKEAIAELRKFCPLVKWLGSYPSVQ; encoded by the coding sequence ATGTCCGACCCGCTCCAACCCATCCGGGAACAAATCGATGCTCACGACCGCCATCTGGTCGAGTTGTTGAACAGCCGTCTCGCGCTCGCCGCCGAGATCGGAAAACTCAAGCGCAGCACCGGCGGTCAGATCTATGTGCCCGAGCGCGAGGACGCGGTGTTCCGCAAGGTCACGGCGCTCAATCAAGGTCCGATCAAAAACGAGGCACTGCAGGCGATCTATCGCGAAATCATGTCGGCGGCCATCGCGCTTGAGAAGCCGTTGCTCATCGCCTACCTCGGACCGGAGGCGACCTACACGCATGCCGCGGCGATCAAGAAGTTTGGCGCGAGCGTCGATTACTCGGCCATCGCGACGATCTCGGATATTTTCACCGCGATCGAAAAGGGTGAAGCCGATTACGGGATCATCCCGATCGAGAACTCCACCGAGGGCTCCGTGCGCGAGGCGCTCGACGGCTTCGTTGATAGCGATCTGAAGGTGGTCGCGCAGGTGTATTTGGAAATCAACCACGCGTTGATTTCGTCCACGCCGCTGGCGCAGATCGACAAGGTTTATTCGAAGGACCAGGCACTTGCCCAGTGCCGCGCCTGGCTGCAGCGCCACCTGCCGCATGCGCAGTTGATCGACACGGCGAGCACCGCGAAGGCTGTGCAGATTGCCAAGGATACGCCCGGTGCCGCGGCCATCGCGGCGGAACTCGCGGCGCAGGTGCAAGGCGTGCCGGTAGTCGCGAAAAATATCCAGGACCAGAATGACAACACCACGCGGTTCTTTGTCGTGGGCAAACGCCCGTCCGGTCCGGTCGGCGGCGGTCGTGACATCACGAGTCTCGTCGTCTCGCTCGGCGACGAAGCGGCTGCGAATTCCGGTTCGCTGTTGAAGATGCTCATGCCGTTCGGCCAGCGCGGCATCAACCTGTCGAAGGTCGAGTCGCGCCCGAGCAAGAAACGTCCGTGGGACTACTTGTTCTTCATCGACGTGACCGGTCACTACGAAGACCCGGCGATGAAGGAAGCCATCGCGGAGCTGCGGAAGTTCTGCCCGTTGGTGAAGTGGCTGGGGAGTTATCCCTCGGTCCAATAA